The DNA segment TCATTTTGGCCTTATTCGCCTTCAATGTAGTCCAAAAAAGGATGTAAATGACCAAAGCTACGATGAGTTTGCCTCTGATGTGGAAAAAGTTTATAGAATATTGAGAAAATACCATTCTAGGGTTCCCAAATTGGAGCTTGCTTTGAAAGAATCTGGAATTGTTGTGAGGCCTGGATTAACTGAGCACATCTTGAATCGATGCGGCGATGCCGGGAATTTGGCGTATAGATTCTATGCATGGGCTTCTAAGCAGTCCGATTATCAACACAGTCAAGAAGTTTACAAAGCTATGATTAAGGTTTTGGGCAAAATGCGGCAATTTGGAGCTGTTTGGGCACTAATTGATGAAATGAGGCAAGAGAATCCTATGTTAATTTCTCCACAGATGTTTGTTATTCTGATGAGGAAGTTTGCTTCTGCAAAGATGGTTCAGAAGGCTATTGAAGTATTAGATGAAATGGCCAACTACAGATGTGAGCCTGATGAATATGTTTTCGAGTGTTTGTTGGATGCATTGTGCAAGAATGGTAGCATTAAGGAAGCCGCTTCGCTTTTTGAGGACATGAGATATCGATTTCCTCCAACCATCAAACATTTCACTTCCTTGTTGTACGGTTGGTGTAGAGAAGGGAAACTTATGGAAGCAAAACATGTGTTGGTGCAGATGAAGGATGCAGGCATTGAACCGGATATCGTTGTTTATAACAATTTGCTTAGTGGTTATGCTCTAGCTGCGAAAATGGGGGATGCTTATGATCTTTTGAAGGAGATGAGAAGGATAGGTTGTGGACCGAATGCAACCTCGTACACAATTTTGATCCAATCACTATGCAAACATGAAAAATTGGAGGAGGGAATGCGGTTATTTGTTGAGATGCAGAGAAATGGCTGTGCTGTGGATGCTATAGCTTATACAACATTGATTAGTGGGTTTTGCCAGTGGGGAAAGGTTGAAAGAGGTTATGAGCTTTTGGATCGGATGATACAACAAGGCCTTGTGCCAAATCAACTGACTTATCATCATCTCTTATTGGCCCATGAAAAGAAGGAAGAACTGGAGGAGTGTATGGCACTGGTGAATGAGATGCACAAGATTGGTTCCACTCCTGACCTTAATATCTACAATACAGTTATTAGGTTGGCTTGCAAGTTGGGAGAGATCAAGGAGGGTGTTCGGCTTTGGAATGAAATGGAAGCAAGTGGGCTTAGTCCAGGCATTGACAGCTTTGTCATAATGATTAATGGCTTTCTTGAGCAAGGTTTTCAGATTGAAGCTTGTGAACATTTCAAGGAGATGGTTGGCAGAGGGCTTTTTACTAGCCCTCAGTATGGTACATTGAAGGAGTTGATGAATTCCCTTTTAAGAGCTCAAAAGCTTGAACTGGCTAAAGATACTTGGAATTGTATCACATCTACCAAAGGTTGTGAGCTGAATGTGGGTGCATGGACAATTTGGATTCATGCACTCTTTTCAAAGGGGCATGTGAAGGAAGCTTGTTCCTTCTGCATAGACATGTTGGATCAGGGGTTAATGCCACAGCCGGATACTTTTGCCAAGCTAATGCGTGGTCTGCGAAAACTATATAACAGACAATTTGCAGTAGAGATCACTGAAAAGGTGAGGAAAATGGCTGCTGATCAGAAGATCAGTTTCAAGATGTACAAGCGTAGAGGAGAGAGGGACTTGAAAGAAAAAGCGAAGGAGAAAAAGGATGGGGGGAAGAGGAGGGATAGGCAACGCCATTGGGGTGGAAGCCGTCAGAAATCTAACACATTATAAATTTCACTAGGGAAGCTTGACATACATTCTAGAGGTTCCCCAAACGAGACACTCATTTTGGACCAGAATTTGGTGAAGCAATTCAATTGGATGAAAATTAATGATGTTATTTGGTTTGATTCAAGGCATGATCGAAGACATAGGAGAAGCTGCTTTGTTCTTTGAGGTATCAATTTCTATGTTTTACTTAATGCCTTAATGGATAGATATTGAGGCAAGGAGTGGTTTGCATTTTAAATTGGACAAGGGTTTATGAATGACAAGGGTTTATGAAGCAATCGAATGCTTTATATTAAgcttattattacttttttttttaaaatgtgaaaaAAGGGCTTGTATCGTAGCATCGGTAGTATATTGTATTACAGAttatttgttgaaattttttaataattgctgcttttttttattacttctCTAACAGAGGATGTGACCCATCCACTTCACCATATCAGTGCTATTAAGCACATTGCTCATGGGCAATTTGAAGAGGAACTTCTGAGATTCCTGCAGCATTGTGCAATATTGATTCAGGGGCTCTGGATTGCAAAAGCGCATTGCTACCTCTTAAAAGGTGAAATTAAATGCTTCACTTGCTTCTTGTACATTATGCTCCGATTGTACTTTAGTGTTTTTGgcagcaacaaattcaaaatattctCTATTTAGGTAAATAAAACCATGAATAACAACAAATGCACCAAAAAATAGAGTATAAACTTTTCTCTGTGTTTGATCTGATTGTATAACTATTGCATTGTGTTATTTACATTTGTACAAAATTAGTGGGATCAAAATTGCTTTATGTTGAACATAGTCTCTATTGGGATAATATGTTCAAAAGGGTTGTACTAGTCTTAATCATGCTCCTAAATAAGCTCTCTAATTTTTTCTTAATGCTTTCAATATCTCCAAAGCCTCCAATTGCTCATTTCCAGCTTTCATGTTCGAACCATCAGCACCTTCCTTTAAAATGATGTTCAAAGCTGCATCCACCAATTGCAACTCATTGCAGTTCTCTCTATTATCTTCAGATGCAATCACTCCCTTATGCATCAACTTGTTCATCCATTTGGTTGCCTTTGACTTCAATGCTGGACGAGCGAAAAATGTCAAAAGCAGTAAAGCATTCTTGTGTTAACaaaacttttctctcttttctttaaaacaaaaacaaaagatggATCATGAACCATTTCTAAATTACCCTTTTCACATCAACCAGTAAGGTCTATTAGTTTTCCCTCAAGAAGACACCCTTCTTCTCAAAGAATTGAATCACTATTCACACACCTTAAACCGCATTATTATTCTTCCCAATCTGTTTCAAGCACTATTTGCTTCGATGCAGAGACAATTCATTGTTCTTGCTGAATTATACAACTTCATGGAGGAACTTCTTCAATCTACACAAACTCAACAAGCTCTTCTACATTACCAAGATGGAAAGCTTGTAGAAGAGGCATTAAGTGGATCAGTTACATTGCTTGATGCTTGTGGTTCTTCAAGGGATTTGTTGTTAGCTCTAAGGGAACAAGTTCAGTTGCTTCAATTGGTGATTTGACGAACAAGAAGAGGAGATTCAAGCATTGTTGAAAGCAGTGTTTCTGCTTATGAATCCTTTAGAAAGAAGGCAAAGAAAGAAATCACTAAGCAACTTGGCATGCTAAAGAAAATGGAATGCAACAAAGATAGTTCAATTTCTTCTTTGTTGGGTCAAGATCAGAATCTAGTGTTCTTTGCTAGAGTTCTAAGAGAATCAAGAACTATAACCACATCTATATTTTGTTCTCTTCTATTGTTCAGCCAGCACTTGGAACAAAAGGTCATCTTTGATCTCAAAGTTGAAGCCAAAAAGATtggttttttcttcttcaaacaaCAGAATAAGAACAATGATGGAGTGGTAGCAGATCTCAACATTGCTCTTTGTTCTCTCCTTGGAAGAGAGAAAAATGGTGGTGATTCAATTAAGAGTGAAGCTCAAGGAGCATTGAGAGTGTTAGAGACACTAAATGCTGATCTTGATGGATTAGAGGGTGGATTAAATTGTATGTTTAGATGTTTAGCAAGAAATAGAGTTTCATTTCTTAATATGCTACtcattagtaattaattagCATAATGATTTTGAGTGAGGTACATATAAATTCAATGTCTTTTGTAAATTTAAGAATGATCATGTTGTTCGAGTTTTAACTCTTAAGGATTTTGAATGAGAATCATTTTTCTGAATTCAATTTTGTCTACTAAAAAGTTTccatattcattattttttcatGAAAGTTAGATCCTGTCAATGCCACTTACAGCCTAAAACAAATTGTTTTGCACTTTGTAAAATTTGATgcattcaaaatttttagataacTAAGTCCTTTTTTTGGGGCTATCGAGCATGTTTTATCAAACAAAACACAATAATTactttgatataatttttattaacaaaattattttttcttcacaTAAGTCATGATATCATATTATAAATACTAAAGCATAGCAGGACAATATGTAAGCATACTTTGAAACAAATATTATTGTATTACTTAAGGTAAATAGCACATAATTTATCCATTTTCTCTTTGGCTCAAGCAGGCAAAGGTTAATTGACTATTTGACTTGGTGTAATAAATTGAGAATTTAGACAGGTTAATGCATATTAAATCGTGCATTACCTAAAAGTAGAGTAACTTGTAGGTAATAacattacttaaaaaaaatgaagggAAAtgaggtttttttattttttatattatagtaCAGGTAGTGTTTTTTAATAATGTGAAAacttaatgtatttttattttgtataaatacGATAAATCTAAGGATTAAAtttgtagtttttatttttttttaaaaaaaaataaatatgcaaaTTAGACTTTCAATTTAGATTTTctgaattttcttttattattttatccaaAACCGACCCTCAATCTTTTATCCTCACCCAAAATTTGACTCAGTTTTTTACCTTCACCCAAATCCTCGATTTGTAgtttctaattaaaaaaaaaaaaattgtttccgTATCCAGAAAAAACACACCAACTCTCCATGATTATGTGTAACACACTCCTCTAATCCATTATCAAAAAATTTAGCCGGGAAATGAAGGATATTATACATTTATACTATTATCTtgtcttacttttttttttctaataaatttttgtgcATGATTATGCTCCTTATATTTTGGTTAAGAGAGTATGGTGGTCttctatattttttgtgatgGGTCGTCTtcaacttattattattatgacgtTTTTATTGGACCGGATTTTATGGGCTTAGTTTATGTGTAGATTTCTTTtctataaaatatcaaaaagaaatgatttaaatatttttggtaGGCCTAGGCCTGCTTCATAATCAGGTTTTGATCTCTGCTTCCCACAAGAACTATTAATAGATAGAATTTAGCCCGATTAGAAAATTGGACCTTTataagaaatcaaaataaaagaaatacatGATCACTGATTTTTAGtgtacacataatatttttataaataaaataaaaatatcaaccacgcacataaaaaatatgcatgatatgtgttttatatttttaatatgtattttgtacTAATTTAGTGGTTGATATTTGATATATAcgtattatttttgaaaaattatttgtatatttaataCCCTAAAATTTAGAAACcgaaaagagaaaaattgaatatgaaaagaaattataatGAGTTCGTTTAATATGTAATATagagaaatagaagagaaaacaaaagccaGTAATGTTTGGTAGAAATTTCATGAATATGAAGAAAATGATGCACATGATATCACGTTCATTATGACATTTGAGCTGCTCTTAGAAGGATTAAGGAAGATTCAAGTATCGAAACAAGCATATTTTGAGCATCAAGATCTTAATATTCTAAGAAAAGTCATAGCAATGAACATGAGCAAGTTGATTGATGCATAAGGGACAAGTGAACATGCTTTCTCTTTAATTAGATTATGTTCAAATCCTCTTATGCAAAAGGGACAAGTGAACATTTTAAGGAGATGGTTGGCAAAGGAATTTTTACTATTCTTCAGTACAGTACGTTGAAGGAGTTGATGAATTTCTTTTGAGTAATATTTCAAATAGGTCTCCAAAAAATTTACGGTCGGACAGATTTGTcctcaataaaatttaactaaaattttgaCCATGACGTTTTTAGTTATACATCAGATATGTCTCCATAGCAGTTTGACCCGGTCAGGACATCCTACGTAGAGGTTAACGGGCTGACTTGTCAGGTTAACTGCCATGTGTCACCTTCAGGACAATTTGGTCCCCATCCAAGTTGGACAAAACAACGTCATATTGGATCATGAGGCGAACGACATCGTTTCGTGGAGGACAAATTCGTCCCCACCATGGAAGGCAGAATTGTAAAACGGCAATGTTTTAAATGAGGGACCTATCTGTCTGTTTGAGGGGACCTATCTGTTCGATGATTATGCTTCTATAGGGACCTATTTGTCTGATAACCTAATGTTTAGGGACCTATCTGACCTATCATTGGTGGCATTACCCTCAAATATATTCATTTCCCTtttttggtttaattgaaaacaCAGGCTGATGTATCTGGACCTAGTAGCTTGCAAAATTTTAATCCTCCCTCTCATGACACTCAAGTTGAAGGTTCTCCTTCACATGTCACAAAAAATGTCTCATACAATCCCAAAGTATGCTAATTTTGAATGACTTAATGCGTATGTTGAACGATGACTTGGAGGAGAGAGTGAAGCAGTTGGAGAATCTGTTGTTGAAGAAAAATGAGGATAGCCAAGTTGTGAAGAAACATACTATTTTTGCTTTATTTAGGGGTATAATAATTGGGGGCATTGGTAGTTGTAGTTGTATTTTGTATGTATGTGGTGGCTGTTTAGGCAAGTTTTAATCTTTGTTGATTATCAAATTGTTAGATTGAAATGTCTCATTATATTTAGATGGATATGCATGAAATCAATTGTGGTGAAACAGTATAAAAAAACACATTGCTTTTGGTTTGTTTCATCCATTTATCAAAATGGTTACATAACTGATAATCAAAATATTGTAACCACACAAGTAGCTAAGTTTAATAGCAACATAAACCAAATCTCACAAAAGAAGATTTATTTCCTTCAATATAGACTAAACCAAACCAACCCAAACAACAAAAGGTCTATTTCCTCAAATGTAACAAAATATGGTATTGGAATCCTTAAAAGCATCATTTCTTCGTAGACTACTTCAATTCCGGTGTTGGaataaatttaaacaatttAGATGTTGTGCCACTGGTTACAGCTGCCATGGTCTCAGCACTAACACTCTTCTGAGCCTTGAGCCTGATTACTGTTTGCTTTGGATGTCTAAAAGGTTGTTGAGCCTggaattaacaaaattattatgaGGATGTTTCATACAGATTTCAACATACGCATTAAGTTATTCAAAATTAGCATACTTTGGGATTGCTTGAGACATTTTTTTATGACATCTGAAGGAGAATCTTCAATTTGAGTGTCATGAGAGGGAGGATTAGAATTTTGCAAGCTACTAGGTCCAGATACATTAGCTTGGGTTTTCaatgaaaccaaaaaaaaaataatgaatatattTGAAGGTAATGTCACCAATTATAGATCATATATGTCCCCAAACATTAGGTTATCAGACAAATAGGTCCCTATAGAAGCATAATCATCGGGCAAATAGGTCCCTCGAATATGCAGATAGGtccctggtgcacgaaattgcaatcacacttttgcaactccgcacaactaaccagcaagtgcactgggtcgtccaagtaataccttgcgtgagcaagggtcgatcccacggagattgtcggcttgaaacaagctatggttatcttgtaaatcttagtcaggatatcagaaattatcaggattgattgtgaaaaacaaaagaacatgaaatgattacttgttttgcagtaatggagaataggttgaggttttggagatgctccatcttctgaatctctgctttcctactgtcttcttcatcaaacacgcaaggctccttccatggcaagctgtatgtagggtttcaccgttgtcaatggctacctcccatcctctcagtgaaaatNNNNNNNNNNNNNNNNNNNNNNNNNNNNNNNNNNNNNNNNNNNNNNNNNNNNNNNNNNNNNNNNNNNNNNNNNNNNNNNNNNNNNNNNNNNNNNNNNNNNNNNNNNNNNNNNNNNNNNNNNNNNNNNNNNNNNNNNNNNNNNNNNNNNNNaaacagtagtaattgcattaatccatcaagacacagcagagctcctcacccccaaccatggggtttagagactcatgccatggaaagtacacaaagaaacgtgtaaagtgtcatgaggtgcagatacaatgtcaaaagatcctattaatagtaaactagtagcctagggtatacagaaatgagtaaatgacgtaaaaatccacttctgggtccacttggtgtgtgtttgggctgaacaatgaagcattttcgtgtagagaccttttctggagttaaacgccagcttttatgccagtttgggcgtttaactccaagttttatgccagttccagcgttaaacgctggaatttctgaggctgatttgccacgccagtttgagccatcaaatcttgggcaaagcatggactatcatatattgctggaaagcccaggatgtctactttccaacgccgttgagagcgcgccaattgggcttctgtagctccagaaaatccacttcgagtgcagggaggtcagaatccaacagcatctgcagtccttttcagtctctgaatcagatttttgctcaggactctcaatttcagccagaaaatacctgaaatcacagaaaaacacacaaaatcatagtaaagtccagaaaagtgaattttagctaaaaactaataaaaatatactaaaaactaactgaatcatactaaaaacatactaaaaacaatgccaaaaagcgtacaaattatccgctcatcagtcccCCATTTAAAACGTCGTTGTTTTGCAACTCTGTCTTCCATGGTGGGGACAAATTTGTCCTTTATGAAATGACGTCGTTTGCCTCAAGATCCAATACAACATTATTTTGTCCAGCTTGGAT comes from the Arachis duranensis cultivar V14167 chromosome 7, aradu.V14167.gnm2.J7QH, whole genome shotgun sequence genome and includes:
- the LOC107458030 gene encoding putative pentatricopeptide repeat-containing protein At5g65820, with the translated sequence MQRFSRKTLLFFKKVNFSQLCLTNSLTVIGHENTLSQLFSTSFEECSPPLNHKSSEFDNSGSCISNAASKNHFGLIRLQCSPKKDVNDQSYDEFASDVEKVYRILRKYHSRVPKLELALKESGIVVRPGLTEHILNRCGDAGNLAYRFYAWASKQSDYQHSQEVYKAMIKVLGKMRQFGAVWALIDEMRQENPMLISPQMFVILMRKFASAKMVQKAIEVLDEMANYRCEPDEYVFECLLDALCKNGSIKEAASLFEDMRYRFPPTIKHFTSLLYGWCREGKLMEAKHVLVQMKDAGIEPDIVVYNNLLSGYALAAKMGDAYDLLKEMRRIGCGPNATSYTILIQSLCKHEKLEEGMRLFVEMQRNGCAVDAIAYTTLISGFCQWGKVERGYELLDRMIQQGLVPNQLTYHHLLLAHEKKEELEECMALVNEMHKIGSTPDLNIYNTVIRLACKLGEIKEGVRLWNEMEASGLSPGIDSFVIMINGFLEQGFQIEACEHFKEMVGRGLFTSPQYGTLKELMNSLLRAQKLELAKDTWNCITSTKGCELNVGAWTIWIHALFSKGHVKEACSFCIDMLDQGLMPQPDTFAKLMRGLRKLYNRQFAVEITEKVRKMAADQKISFKMYKRRGERDLKEKAKEKKDGGKRRDRQRHWGGSRQKSNTL